Proteins encoded together in one Chitinophaga lutea window:
- a CDS encoding alpha-ketoacid dehydrogenase subunit alpha/beta — protein sequence MIENNELAMNMQSQLSFEEFRKEVLNDFRLACISREVSLLGRREVLTGKAKFGIFGDGKEVAQIAMAKYFKPGDFRSGYYRDQTFAFASGIATVEQFFSQLYADPDINNDPFSAGRQMNSHFATPNIDMEGNWLNLAAMKNTAADMAPTAAQMPRALGLAFASKLFREVPELHQYDHLSRNGNEVCFATIGDASTSEGHFWETVNAAGVLQVPLVIFIWDDGYGISVPRKYQTTKGSISAALEGFRKNGNSNGLEIYNVKGWDYAGMCEVFEEGIRKARETHVPVLFHVEEITQPQGHSTSGSHERYKSKERLAWEKDFDCNLKMRQWLLENALAEESQLQQIEAEAKNIAQESRRSAWEKYISPIKTQVQQLLGLCEAILADGRGDTAFVTQAMQELASNREPARKDVLKTAAAILFKHPRNFSAAVDELQEFYDRQLALEKENYNTYLYATGPNSALNVPEVPAQYANDAPLINGYEVLNKYFDQLFSYHPTVFAFGEDVGKIGDVNQGFAGLQQKHGKQRIADTGIRELTIMGQGIGMALRGLRPIAEIQYLDYLLYGLQPLSDDVASLQYRTKGTQFCPIIVRTRGHRLEGIWHSGSPMGMIVNSLRGLHVCVPRNMVQAAGMYNTLLQANEPAIVIESLNGYRLKERLPENLRELTVPLGIPEVLHTGSDITIVSYGSTLRIVEEAMLVLEEQGVSCELIDVQTLLPFDINHSILESLKKTNRILFVDEDVPGGGTAYMFQQVMEIQGGYRWLDVAPRTLAAQAHRPAYGSDGDYFSKPNAEDVVKVVMDMIRE from the coding sequence ATGATCGAAAACAACGAATTAGCTATGAATATGCAGAGCCAGTTGTCGTTTGAGGAGTTCCGCAAGGAAGTTTTGAATGATTTCCGGCTTGCTTGCATCAGCAGGGAAGTTAGCCTGCTGGGGCGCCGGGAAGTACTGACCGGTAAAGCGAAGTTTGGCATTTTTGGCGATGGTAAAGAAGTGGCGCAGATTGCAATGGCAAAATATTTCAAGCCGGGCGACTTCCGTTCCGGTTACTACCGCGACCAGACTTTTGCCTTTGCCAGCGGTATTGCTACGGTGGAGCAATTCTTTTCACAACTGTATGCAGACCCGGATATCAATAACGATCCTTTCTCGGCCGGCCGCCAGATGAATTCGCATTTTGCCACACCCAATATAGATATGGAAGGCAATTGGCTGAACCTCGCCGCCATGAAAAACACGGCTGCAGACATGGCGCCTACCGCCGCCCAGATGCCGCGCGCACTGGGGCTTGCCTTTGCCAGCAAACTGTTCCGCGAAGTACCGGAACTGCACCAATATGATCACCTCTCCAGGAACGGTAACGAAGTTTGTTTCGCGACCATCGGCGATGCCTCTACCAGTGAAGGGCATTTCTGGGAAACCGTGAATGCGGCCGGCGTATTGCAGGTGCCGCTGGTGATTTTTATCTGGGACGACGGGTACGGTATTTCCGTTCCCCGCAAATACCAGACTACCAAAGGTTCTATCAGCGCAGCCCTCGAAGGTTTCCGTAAAAACGGCAACAGCAACGGGCTGGAGATATATAATGTAAAAGGATGGGATTACGCCGGCATGTGCGAAGTGTTCGAGGAAGGTATCCGGAAAGCCCGCGAAACCCACGTTCCTGTTCTCTTTCACGTGGAAGAGATCACGCAGCCGCAGGGCCATTCCACTTCGGGTAGCCATGAACGTTATAAGAGCAAGGAACGCCTCGCCTGGGAAAAGGATTTCGACTGCAACCTGAAGATGCGCCAGTGGCTGCTCGAAAATGCGCTGGCGGAAGAAAGCCAGCTGCAGCAGATCGAGGCTGAAGCAAAAAACATCGCGCAGGAAAGCCGCAGAAGCGCCTGGGAGAAATACATTTCACCGATCAAAACACAGGTGCAGCAACTGTTAGGCCTGTGCGAAGCCATCCTGGCCGACGGCCGCGGTGATACCGCTTTTGTGACGCAGGCCATGCAGGAGCTCGCCTCCAACCGCGAACCGGCCCGCAAGGATGTGCTTAAAACCGCCGCCGCCATCCTGTTCAAACATCCCCGCAATTTCTCAGCCGCGGTAGATGAACTGCAGGAGTTTTACGACCGGCAGCTGGCGCTCGAAAAAGAGAATTACAATACCTATTTATATGCCACCGGCCCCAACTCCGCACTCAATGTGCCGGAAGTGCCGGCGCAGTATGCCAACGACGCACCGCTCATCAACGGCTACGAAGTACTGAACAAATACTTCGACCAGCTGTTCAGCTATCACCCTACCGTATTTGCCTTCGGTGAAGACGTGGGTAAGATCGGCGACGTGAACCAGGGCTTCGCCGGTTTGCAGCAGAAACATGGCAAACAGCGTATAGCCGATACCGGTATCCGTGAGTTGACCATCATGGGGCAGGGCATCGGTATGGCGTTGCGCGGGTTACGCCCCATCGCGGAAATCCAGTACCTGGATTACCTGCTGTACGGCCTCCAGCCGCTCAGCGACGATGTGGCATCGCTTCAGTACAGAACAAAAGGCACGCAGTTTTGCCCCATCATCGTGCGCACCCGTGGCCACCGCCTCGAAGGCATCTGGCATTCCGGTTCACCCATGGGCATGATCGTGAACTCCCTTCGTGGGTTGCACGTTTGTGTGCCGCGTAATATGGTGCAGGCCGCAGGTATGTACAATACTCTGCTGCAGGCCAACGAACCGGCGATCGTGATCGAATCGCTCAATGGCTACCGCCTGAAAGAAAGACTGCCGGAAAACCTGCGCGAGCTGACCGTTCCGCTGGGTATCCCGGAAGTACTGCATACCGGCAGCGACATCACCATCGTATCTTACGGCTCCACGCTGCGGATCGTCGAAGAAGCGATGCTGGTGCTGGAGGAGCAGGGCGTTTCCTGCGAACTGATAGATGTGCAGACGTTACTGCCGTTCGATATCAACCATTCCATCCTGGAATCGCTGAAAAAAACGAACCGTATTTTATTTGTAGATGAAGATGTGCCCGGTGGCGGCACAGCTTATATGTTCCAGCAGGTGATGGAAATACAGGGTGGTTACCGCTGGCTCGATGTAGCGCCGAGAACACTGGCCGCACAGGCCCACCGCCCGGCTTACGGATCAGACGGGGATTATTTCTCCAAACCGAACGCCGAGGATGTGGTGAAAGTAGTGATGGATATGATCAGGGAGTAG
- the carA gene encoding glutamine-hydrolyzing carbamoyl-phosphate synthase small subunit, translated as MPQTTRSTQPAILLLEDGTVFHGKAFGKVGTASGELCFNTGMTGYQEVFTDPSYKGQVLIMNNCYVGNYGTKNEDVESSSVKISGLICKNIAHNFSRKMADESLAKFLEDNNLVAIHEVDTRALVSHIRSKGAMNCIISSEILDEAKLKAELAKVPSMEGLALCAEVSTKEPYFVGDPNADIRIAVLDNGVKRNMLKCLSEKGAYLKVHPTQTSFEECETFKPHAYFISNGPGDPAPLKYAVETIQKVLAADRPLFGICLGHQLLAMANGIPTYKMHHGHRGLNHPVKNLLTGKCEITTQNHGFAIDAKAVAASENVEVTHINLNDNSVEGIRIRNKPAFSVQYHPESTPGPHDSRYLFDDFFTMIKANM; from the coding sequence ATGCCGCAGACTACCAGATCCACACAGCCCGCCATACTGTTGTTAGAAGATGGCACCGTTTTCCATGGTAAAGCGTTCGGAAAAGTCGGAACCGCTTCCGGTGAACTTTGTTTTAACACGGGGATGACCGGTTACCAGGAAGTTTTTACTGATCCTTCCTACAAAGGACAGGTGCTGATCATGAACAACTGTTACGTTGGTAACTATGGTACCAAGAACGAGGATGTAGAAAGCAGCAGTGTGAAAATCAGTGGATTGATCTGCAAAAATATCGCGCATAATTTCTCCCGTAAAATGGCCGACGAATCGCTAGCCAAATTCCTGGAAGACAATAATCTCGTAGCCATTCACGAAGTGGATACCCGGGCTCTTGTATCGCACATCCGCAGTAAAGGCGCCATGAACTGCATCATTTCCTCCGAAATCCTGGACGAAGCCAAACTGAAGGCTGAACTGGCCAAAGTTCCTTCCATGGAAGGTCTGGCGCTCTGTGCGGAAGTATCTACCAAAGAACCGTACTTCGTAGGTGACCCGAACGCCGACATCCGCATTGCGGTGCTCGACAACGGGGTGAAACGGAACATGCTGAAATGCCTGTCTGAAAAAGGGGCTTACCTGAAGGTACATCCCACCCAAACCAGCTTCGAGGAATGCGAAACCTTTAAACCGCACGCTTATTTCATTTCCAATGGCCCCGGCGATCCGGCGCCCCTCAAATATGCGGTGGAAACCATTCAGAAAGTACTGGCAGCAGATCGTCCACTGTTCGGCATCTGCCTGGGCCACCAGCTGCTGGCGATGGCCAACGGTATTCCCACTTATAAAATGCATCACGGCCACAGGGGGCTGAACCACCCGGTTAAGAACCTGCTCACCGGCAAATGCGAGATCACTACCCAGAACCACGGTTTTGCGATCGATGCCAAAGCAGTGGCTGCTTCCGAAAATGTGGAAGTAACGCATATCAATCTGAACGACAACTCGGTAGAGGGCATCCGTATCAGGAACAAACCCGCCTTTTCCGTGCAGTACCACCCGGAATCGACCCCAGGTCCGCACGATTCCCGCTATTTGTTCGACGATTTCTTTACGATGATCAAGGCAAACATGTAG
- the map gene encoding type I methionyl aminopeptidase, protein MIHYKTKEEIELIRQSAQLVSATLAEVAARLKPGMSTLDVDAIAEQFIRDHGAVPSFKNYKGFPNTCCISVNEAVVHGIPNGHILKEGDVVSVDVGVFSNGFHGDSAYTFAIGEVPTHVQKLMAATKAALMKGIEKAVVGNRVGDIAYAIQDYVERERGYGVVRELVGHGLGRNLHEDPQVPNYGRRGSGAVLKEGLVIAIEPMVNLGTRDVEYLEDGWTVVTRDRKVSVHYEHTVAVMKGKADMLSTFEHIEAAEKKNEALNSVYIN, encoded by the coding sequence ATGATCCATTATAAGACGAAAGAAGAAATTGAACTTATCCGTCAGAGCGCCCAATTGGTGAGCGCCACCCTGGCGGAAGTGGCCGCAAGGCTCAAACCCGGCATGAGCACCCTCGATGTGGATGCCATCGCCGAACAATTCATCCGCGACCATGGAGCAGTGCCCTCCTTCAAGAACTATAAAGGTTTTCCCAATACCTGCTGCATCTCCGTGAACGAGGCAGTGGTGCATGGCATCCCCAACGGCCATATCCTTAAGGAAGGCGACGTGGTGTCGGTAGATGTGGGCGTATTCAGCAACGGGTTCCATGGCGACAGCGCCTACACCTTCGCGATCGGCGAGGTACCCACCCATGTGCAGAAGCTGATGGCCGCTACCAAGGCAGCGCTGATGAAGGGCATTGAGAAGGCTGTTGTTGGCAACCGGGTAGGGGATATCGCCTACGCCATCCAGGACTATGTGGAACGGGAGAGGGGCTACGGCGTGGTGCGCGAGCTGGTAGGGCACGGCCTGGGCCGTAACCTGCACGAAGACCCCCAGGTGCCCAACTACGGCCGCCGGGGTAGTGGTGCGGTACTGAAAGAGGGCCTGGTGATCGCCATTGAGCCCATGGTGAACCTCGGTACCCGCGATGTGGAGTATCTGGAAGACGGCTGGACCGTGGTGACCCGCGACCGGAAGGTATCGGTGCACTACGAGCATACAGTGGCCGTAATGAAAGGGAAAGCGGACATGCTGTCGACTTTCGAGCACATCGAGGCCGCGGAGAAAAAGAACGAAGCCCTCAACTCCGTATATATCAACTAA
- a CDS encoding DnaJ C-terminal domain-containing protein, whose translation MEYKDYYKILGVDKKASAADIKKAYRKLAVKYHPDKNPDDKVAEEKFKELNEAYEVLGDDDKRKKYDEFGENWKYYEQHGNAGGGGFDWGKWQSGQGGGRQQYEDMEGMFGDGGQFSDFFEHLFGGGFRSRAQQGRSRSRRGNDLQATMKVGLQDVYTGATRQIEVNGQKLNLKIKPGTYHGQVLRLKGKGHPGRNGGEPGDLLIEVELTGDGQFELQGKDVHMEVPVDLFTAVLGGKVPVAVPGTPLQLSIPAGTDSGRLFRLKGKGVPGPAGGSEGSGDLYVKVKIIVPKQLTEEERELFAKLMQLKK comes from the coding sequence ATGGAGTACAAAGATTATTATAAAATACTGGGCGTTGATAAAAAGGCAAGCGCAGCCGACATCAAAAAAGCTTACCGGAAACTGGCGGTGAAATATCATCCCGATAAAAATCCGGACGACAAGGTGGCGGAAGAAAAATTCAAGGAGCTGAACGAAGCGTACGAAGTGCTGGGCGATGATGACAAGCGCAAGAAATACGACGAGTTCGGTGAAAACTGGAAGTATTACGAACAGCATGGCAATGCCGGCGGCGGGGGCTTCGACTGGGGCAAGTGGCAGTCCGGCCAGGGCGGCGGCCGCCAGCAGTATGAAGACATGGAAGGGATGTTCGGAGACGGTGGACAGTTTTCCGATTTTTTCGAGCACCTCTTCGGTGGCGGTTTCCGTAGCCGGGCGCAGCAGGGCCGCAGCCGTTCGCGCCGCGGCAACGATTTGCAGGCAACGATGAAAGTGGGCCTGCAGGATGTGTACACCGGCGCCACGCGGCAGATTGAAGTGAACGGGCAGAAGCTCAATCTCAAAATAAAACCCGGCACCTATCACGGGCAGGTGTTGCGCCTGAAAGGCAAGGGTCATCCGGGCCGCAACGGCGGGGAGCCGGGCGATCTGCTGATCGAGGTGGAACTGACCGGCGACGGGCAGTTCGAGCTGCAGGGAAAGGACGTGCACATGGAAGTGCCCGTGGATCTGTTTACCGCGGTGCTGGGCGGGAAAGTACCCGTAGCGGTACCCGGTACGCCGCTGCAACTGAGCATTCCCGCCGGTACAGACAGCGGCAGGCTGTTCAGGCTGAAGGGCAAGGGCGTTCCCGGGCCCGCCGGCGGAAGCGAGGGGAGCGGCGACCTGTACGTAAAAGTGAAGATCATCGTGCCCAAACAATTGACGGAGGAAGAAAGGGAACTTTTTGCAAAGCTGATGCAGCTGAAGAAGTAA
- the rpsM gene encoding 30S ribosomal protein S13, translated as MARIAGIDLPKNKRGEIGLTYIYGIGHSTAQYILDKAGIDYNKKVKDWNDDEQSAIRNIILGEFKVEGQLRSEVQMNIKRLLDIACYRGLRHRKGLPVRGQRTRTNSRTRKGKRKTVAGKKKAPKK; from the coding sequence ATGGCACGTATAGCCGGTATTGATCTTCCTAAAAACAAAAGAGGCGAAATTGGTCTGACCTATATCTATGGTATCGGCCACTCCACCGCCCAGTATATCCTGGACAAAGCAGGCATCGATTACAATAAGAAAGTGAAGGATTGGAACGATGATGAGCAATCAGCCATCCGTAACATCATCCTCGGAGAGTTTAAAGTAGAGGGTCAGCTGCGTTCCGAAGTGCAGATGAATATCAAGCGTCTGCTGGATATTGCCTGCTACCGTGGGCTTCGTCACAGGAAAGGTCTGCCGGTTAGAGGTCAGCGTACCCGTACCAACAGCCGCACCAGGAAAGGTAAACGTAAAACCGTTGCTGGTAAAAAGAAGGCACCGAAGAAATAG
- the rpmJ gene encoding 50S ribosomal protein L36, translating into MKVRASIKKRSADCKIVRRKGKLLVINKKNPRFKQRQG; encoded by the coding sequence ATGAAAGTAAGAGCTTCCATCAAGAAAAGAAGTGCAGACTGCAAAATTGTTCGCCGCAAAGGTAAATTGCTGGTGATCAACAAAAAGAATCCTCGTTTTAAGCAACGCCAGGGTTAA
- the rpsK gene encoding 30S ribosomal protein S11: MAKATNTKAAAKKRVVKVDNFGDVHISASFNNIIVSITNKQGQVISWSSAGKMGFKGSKKNTPYAAQLAASDAAKTAFDAGLKRADVFVKGPGAGRESAIRAIANSGIEVTLIKDVTPLPHNGCRPPKKRRV, translated from the coding sequence ATGGCAAAAGCAACTAATACAAAAGCTGCCGCTAAAAAGAGGGTAGTAAAGGTGGATAACTTCGGGGATGTACATATCTCTGCAAGTTTCAACAACATCATTGTAAGCATCACCAACAAGCAGGGTCAGGTTATCTCCTGGTCTTCTGCCGGTAAAATGGGTTTCAAGGGTTCTAAAAAGAACACCCCGTATGCTGCCCAGCTGGCTGCTTCAGATGCTGCTAAAACCGCCTTCGATGCCGGTCTGAAAAGAGCAGATGTATTTGTAAAAGGCCCTGGTGCCGGTCGTGAAAGCGCTATCCGTGCGATCGCCAACTCCGGTATCGAGGTAACCCTCATCAAAGATGTGACTCCGCTGCCCCACAACGGCTGCCGTCCTCCGAAGAAGAGAAGGGTATAG
- a CDS encoding DUF1573 domain-containing protein translates to MKKFILSLFASLLLTTGVWAQAQNGSGAANAVDAKVKFKKETVDFGVTKLNKPVTVTFEFTNVSKEPVLIEAAKASCGCTVPSWTVEPILPGKSGKITATYSANASGKPTKTVYLKLKGVDQEKELVITGTVEN, encoded by the coding sequence ATGAAAAAATTTATCTTATCCCTATTTGCAAGCCTCCTGCTGACCACCGGAGTGTGGGCGCAGGCGCAGAATGGTTCTGGCGCTGCCAATGCGGTTGATGCCAAAGTGAAGTTCAAAAAGGAGACTGTTGACTTCGGCGTAACTAAACTGAATAAACCGGTGACGGTTACCTTTGAATTCACCAACGTGTCTAAAGAACCCGTATTGATCGAAGCGGCGAAGGCCAGTTGCGGTTGTACAGTGCCCAGCTGGACTGTAGAACCGATTCTGCCCGGTAAAAGTGGGAAAATCACTGCCACCTACAGCGCGAATGCGTCAGGCAAACCCACCAAAACCGTTTATCTGAAGCTCAAGGGAGTAGATCAGGAAAAAGAACTGGTGATTACCGGAACAGTAGAAAACTAA
- the infA gene encoding translation initiation factor IF-1, which produces MAKQALIKQDGIILEALSNAMFRVKLENGHEILATISGKMRMHYIRILPGDKVGVEMSPYDLSRGRIIFRYK; this is translated from the coding sequence ATGGCGAAACAGGCACTCATTAAACAGGATGGTATTATTCTCGAAGCCTTATCTAATGCAATGTTCCGGGTGAAACTGGAGAACGGACATGAGATTCTGGCTACCATTTCTGGCAAAATGAGAATGCACTATATCCGCATCCTGCCGGGTGACAAGGTTGGCGTAGAGATGAGCCCTTACGATTTGAGCAGGGGTCGTATAATTTTCAGGTACAAGTAA
- a CDS encoding pyridoxal phosphate-dependent aminotransferase, with translation MPNISHRGQIMPASPIRKLVPFAEAAKKKGITVYHLNIGQPDIETPAPVLEAVRKSDFKILEYSHSAGNESYRRKLTTYYSKFGITVDHTEIIVTTGGSEAIIFGFMACLDPGDEIIVPEPFYANYNGFATEADIRLVPVTSSIDTGFALPPIEEFEKKITPKTKAILICNPNNPTGYLYSGAELNVLKNICLKHNLFLFSDEAYREFSYDGENISALQIEGLENHVVVFDTISKRYSACGGRIGAFVTHNRGLLDSVMKFAQARLSPPSFAQIAAEAAVDLPDNYFDSIKAEYQSRRDLLVTRLNTIPGVFCPNPGGAFYAMARLPIDDADKFCQWLLEEFSYEQQTVMLSPATGFYATPGLGRQEVRFAYVINRENIAKAMECLAKALEAYPGRQ, from the coding sequence ATGCCTAACATCAGTCACCGGGGGCAGATCATGCCCGCCTCCCCTATCCGCAAACTGGTTCCTTTCGCCGAAGCTGCCAAGAAAAAGGGGATCACAGTGTACCATCTCAACATCGGCCAACCCGATATTGAAACGCCTGCTCCCGTATTGGAAGCGGTACGGAAATCCGACTTCAAAATTCTGGAGTACAGCCACAGCGCGGGTAATGAAAGTTACCGCCGGAAACTGACCACTTATTACAGCAAATTCGGCATTACGGTGGACCATACGGAGATCATCGTAACCACGGGTGGCTCAGAGGCCATTATCTTCGGTTTTATGGCCTGCCTCGACCCGGGCGATGAGATCATCGTACCCGAGCCGTTTTACGCCAATTACAATGGTTTCGCCACCGAAGCGGACATCCGGCTGGTACCGGTGACATCTTCCATCGATACGGGCTTCGCCCTCCCTCCCATCGAAGAGTTCGAGAAAAAGATCACGCCCAAAACGAAGGCCATCCTTATCTGTAATCCGAACAACCCCACCGGGTACCTGTACAGCGGTGCGGAACTCAATGTATTAAAGAATATCTGTCTAAAACATAACCTGTTTTTGTTCTCCGACGAAGCCTACCGCGAGTTCAGCTACGATGGCGAGAATATCTCCGCGCTGCAGATCGAAGGCCTGGAGAACCATGTGGTGGTGTTTGACACCATTTCCAAGCGTTACAGCGCCTGCGGCGGCCGTATCGGCGCATTTGTTACGCATAACCGCGGCCTGCTCGACTCGGTGATGAAGTTCGCCCAGGCGCGCCTGAGCCCGCCCAGTTTTGCACAGATTGCAGCGGAAGCGGCGGTAGACCTGCCGGATAATTACTTCGACAGCATCAAGGCGGAATACCAGAGCCGGCGCGACCTGCTGGTAACGCGGCTGAACACCATTCCAGGCGTGTTCTGCCCTAACCCTGGCGGCGCTTTTTACGCCATGGCCCGTTTGCCTATCGACGACGCCGACAAATTCTGCCAGTGGCTGCTGGAGGAGTTTTCATATGAGCAACAAACTGTCATGCTCTCTCCTGCCACCGGTTTTTATGCCACTCCGGGCTTAGGCCGGCAGGAAGTGCGCTTTGCATACGTTATTAACCGTGAAAATATCGCCAAAGCGATGGAATGCCTGGCAAAAGCGTTGGAAGCATACCCGGGCAGGCAGTAA
- the rpsD gene encoding 30S ribosomal protein S4, which translates to MARYTGPKTKISRIFGEPILGNGKYLGKNSNPPGQHGAQRKRKQLGEYALQLREKQKAKYTYGVLEKQFRNLFEEANRRKGVTGEVLIKLLEARLDNTVFRMGIAPSRPAARQLVAHKHVTVNGVVVNVPSYQLKPGDTIGLKDKTAGNTSLTSNIRGKNPKFSWLDWNEKDLKGTFIAYPERESVPENIKEQLIVELYSK; encoded by the coding sequence ATGGCAAGGTACACAGGACCAAAGACCAAGATCTCCAGAATCTTTGGAGAGCCCATTTTAGGTAATGGCAAATATTTAGGCAAGAACAGCAACCCTCCCGGTCAGCACGGTGCGCAACGCAAACGTAAACAACTGGGTGAGTATGCACTGCAGCTGAGAGAAAAACAAAAAGCAAAATACACTTACGGTGTGCTCGAAAAACAGTTCCGTAACCTGTTCGAAGAAGCTAACCGTAGAAAAGGCGTTACCGGTGAGGTTTTGATCAAATTGCTCGAAGCCCGTCTGGACAACACCGTATTCCGTATGGGTATCGCACCCTCACGCCCTGCTGCCCGCCAGCTCGTTGCCCACAAGCACGTAACTGTAAACGGCGTAGTAGTGAATGTTCCTTCTTACCAGCTGAAACCGGGCGATACCATCGGCCTGAAAGACAAAACTGCCGGTAACACTTCCCTGACCAGCAACATTCGCGGTAAAAACCCGAAATTCAGCTGGCTCGACTGGAATGAGAAAGACCTGAAAGGTACATTCATCGCGTATCCGGAAAGAGAAAGCGTTCCTGAGAACATCAAGGAACAACTGATCGTGGAATTGTACTCCAAGTAA
- a CDS encoding DNA-directed RNA polymerase subunit alpha — protein sequence MAILNFQKPDKIVLQKSTDFEAQFEFRPLEPGYGVTIGNALRRVLLSSLEGYAIVGIKIEGADHEFATLKGITEDVTEIILNLKQVRFKKIVENEVSSEKIQISIKGKTEFRADMIEKATNSFQIMNPELLICTLDPSAKLDIELTIGKGRGYVPAEENRPKDAIFGYIAIDSVFTPIKNVKYSIENTRVEQKTDYEKLIMEVITDGTIHPEEAVKQASRILIQHLMIITDENISFDTKDTEKEDVVDEQTLQLRKILKTPLEDLDLSVRAFNCLKAAKINSLSELVQYEQEELMKFRNFGQKSLSEIEQVLGERGLHFGMDLSKLKLDEE from the coding sequence ATGGCAATTCTTAATTTCCAAAAGCCTGACAAGATCGTTTTGCAGAAGTCTACCGACTTTGAAGCTCAATTCGAATTCCGTCCGTTAGAACCGGGTTATGGTGTGACAATCGGGAATGCGCTCCGCCGCGTACTGTTGTCTTCATTGGAGGGCTATGCCATTGTGGGAATCAAGATTGAAGGCGCTGATCACGAGTTTGCTACCCTGAAGGGGATCACCGAAGACGTTACTGAAATCATCCTCAACCTGAAACAGGTTCGTTTCAAAAAAATCGTTGAGAATGAAGTAAGCAGCGAAAAAATCCAGATCTCTATCAAAGGCAAAACCGAATTCCGTGCGGACATGATCGAGAAAGCAACCAACTCTTTCCAGATCATGAACCCCGAGCTGTTGATCTGCACCCTGGACCCTTCTGCCAAACTGGACATCGAGCTGACCATCGGCAAAGGCCGTGGTTACGTGCCCGCTGAAGAGAACAGGCCTAAAGATGCAATCTTCGGTTACATCGCCATCGACTCTGTATTTACGCCTATCAAAAACGTAAAATACAGCATCGAAAACACCCGTGTGGAACAGAAAACGGACTACGAGAAACTGATCATGGAAGTGATCACCGACGGTACCATCCACCCGGAAGAAGCTGTTAAACAGGCTTCCCGCATCCTGATCCAACACCTGATGATCATCACCGATGAAAACATCAGCTTCGATACCAAAGACACGGAGAAAGAAGATGTAGTGGACGAACAGACCCTGCAGCTCCGCAAAATCCTGAAAACACCGCTGGAAGACCTCGACCTGAGCGTTCGTGCGTTCAACTGTCTGAAAGCAGCGAAAATCAACTCCCTGAGCGAACTGGTACAGTACGAACAGGAAGAGCTGATGAAATTCAGGAACTTCGGTCAGAAATCGCTCAGCGAAATCGAACAGGTACTCGGCGAAAGAGGTCTGCACTTCGGTATGGACCTGTCCAAACTGAAACTGGACGAAGAATAG
- the rplQ gene encoding 50S ribosomal protein L17 — protein sequence MRHGVKLNRLSRTSSHRKALMSNLACELISHKRIQTTLAKAKALRVYIEPMLTRAKSDSTHNRRIVFSYLQDKEAITELFGTISEKIANRPGGYTRIIKLGKRIGDNAEVALIELVDFNEIYGKTAEAEKAPAKKTRRAGGAKKKAEDKAADTAAPAAEATEEKAAE from the coding sequence ATGCGTCACGGAGTAAAATTAAACAGGCTGAGTCGTACATCTTCTCACCGTAAAGCCCTGATGAGCAACCTCGCTTGCGAACTCATCAGCCACAAAAGAATTCAGACTACATTAGCGAAAGCAAAAGCACTGCGCGTTTACATCGAACCGATGCTGACCCGTGCAAAATCCGACAGCACTCACAACCGTCGTATTGTTTTCAGCTACCTGCAGGATAAAGAAGCCATCACTGAACTGTTTGGCACCATCAGCGAAAAAATCGCCAACCGTCCCGGTGGTTACACCCGCATCATCAAACTCGGTAAAAGGATTGGTGACAACGCGGAAGTAGCCCTGATCGAACTGGTTGATTTCAACGAGATCTACGGTAAAACTGCTGAAGCTGAAAAAGCTCCTGCCAAGAAAACCCGTCGTGCCGGTGGCGCTAAAAAGAAAGCAGAAGATAAAGCTGCTGACACTGCCGCTCCTGCTGCAGAAGCCACTGAAGAGAAAGCTGCTGAATAG